AAATACTGAGTCACGCCACCCAATGGACAAACTGCACAAAGTGTCACCTGATGTCATCATCAAAGCATCAATGATTTCCATATTAAAGAGACAGCGGTTTGTGTCAGCAGGAATATACATCTCCATCAAAAATCATTTTAAGAGCAGGTGTATATTCCTCAGGGGTGCAGTTTGTAATTTGGAGGCCCAAGACAAACACCGCCTTGCTTCACTTATACCACAACTGGGATTGTTGGCATCAGAAGTGGTagaataaatattcaaaacCTCTTTTCTGAAGTAAAACCATTAATTATTTATAGTAGAGCTATAAATACTGAACgctgaaagtcctgcattcaaatgtttagTTCAAGTTAAGAGGGGAAATTATCAGCacaataaatgtacttaacatCTGTTCAAAGTGGAGCTTTCAATTACAATATATGCTGGATAGCTCAATAGTTACATTGTGATCTTTTGTGAATAAAATCTGCAGCAGTAATAGTTACATTCCTCTGTCAGGTAAATATAATGTAGAgtaattgtgaaaaataaaatggcaaaccCCTAAACTATTAAAAGATAAGAGCAATCCCCtgaagtcaattaaaaaaaacagtgcaataTAGAAATATGAAACTTCTGTCACCTACAATATGACATATTATTAAgccattaaaaacaatacaatgaaTGCTTCAggtaattcaattaaataaacacaaaaatatttgCACAATTCTGGGGAACAATTTTGAAGTTATAGTaataaaatgtctctttaaTGATAATGTAATATTATCCTTGCAGTAAAAGTCAACCGTGAGTAAATGGAATACATTGCTTTTGAAGGTTATTTTGGGGTACAATATGTAGGATTATTAAAATAACCCAATATTTTTCACAACTGAAAATCATAATCTGGGCCCCAGGCAGTTCGCCACCTTGCCTCATGTTAAAGTCTTCCTCTGATTTCCTCTCTGACAGATTGGCTGTACCCCGCCTCCCGCGGATGCTAAACCTGAATGAATGGACGGATGGATGTTCCCACTGACGTTAAGGCCTTGATGTGGCCCTCCTGCAACACTATACCTTACGACCAATGTGGCTGCAACCAACCCGAACAAGCATcgtatttatttatctgataATCCATGAGGACCTGCACCTCCctgtgttgtaaatataatttaataatgaTTAAACACATCCGGCTGCAGCTGCAATCTGAAACATGAAGGTCTGCGTCACCATGAAGAGCTTGATATGATATAACCACAGCTAGCTCCATGGTTAGCAGGGTGAGGAGCTTGTGGTCAGCGGATCGACGGCGGTGGAAACCTCCCCCCCCCATCCTCTCATCCCGGGCAGGTGTGTGATCCGTGACTGCCTCAGCTAACACCCAGTTTCAAGACAGCACCCGCCATTTATAGTTTTCTAATACGAATTTGACACCTTGCTAAGCTAACTCATCGATATAAAACAGTGCGAGGTGCAGATGACGGTTGGTATTGAGATGACGGTTGGTATTGAGATGACGGTTGGTGTAGTTACCGCTGAAGACCATGGCCGCAGAGGCTCCCATCACAGCGAAGAAAGGCGCGTACTCGGGGCTCTCCTCAGAAGACATTCTCGCACTTTTCTCGGGGGCGATGCAGCTACAAGGTagacttcttttttatttatttaggttttCCGTTGAACTACCGGACAGGTTAAAAcaatgagagagaaaggagacaaGGTAGCTGCCAGCAAGAGCACCGGTGTAGAAGAGGAAAATGGCGAAACGGAAAAAGTCACATGACCAGCTACCATCTCGGAAGGAACCATTTGTGTGGATATAGGGATGCTCGACACGACCATACttgacatttcaaacatttgttgtttattgcAATGTAAAATGATCCTTTAAATTACAAATGTGATATTAATTATCACAGCTATTATATTTGACACCAGtttgtaaaaacacaatttagcaAACGAGGAGTTggtactgtgtttgtgtgttatggTATGTTCTGCTGCAAGTGCACTGACTGCAGTTGAAACGCTAGTTGTCACTACACACTGGCGTATTAATTATTAGGTATCAAATAGATAGTCAAATCAACTATAAACACCGTGTTAGCTCTATAATTTGAAAAGGAACAATAATAAGATTTAGTCGAACAAGTGTTGAATAGAGGCGACCAGAAAGCACAGTTACACAGTGCTTATATCCAGCATCCGTTCATCCTACTTTAGCAATAGCCCGcacatgttttgttattattcgTCTATAAAACAACGTGGCACGCAGATGTTGAATGATATCAACAATAGATAACGTTTCCGTGTTAAACAAACAGATACTTCCGTTTTTGAGTGATCTGGAGacacatcctgctgctgcttttgtcaaGGTGACACTGTAAAATCTAATGTCAGCTATAAGGACATGTCCCCTCATGacatttgtacttttgtttTGGTCAGGTTTTCTCAATAGATTACATCATACCTGATCCTATTTGAcctttttgacacattttagtttCCTAAAAGGTATATTTCTCCCACAGCATCCCTTACTAAGTCATGTTGGTTATCACAGTTGTTatccagttaaaaaaaaacacagggattctaaaacacacaagtatacaataaagtaaataatgGAGCAGTCCGCACGTAAATAATTTCTTGTTTGATTAACATTATTTGATGTCAAATCAATGTGTAAAACTGAGTTTGCATGCACAAGTACCActttaaatctgttttgtttttttgcccgAGATGTGTTCATCTAAAGTCTATTCCACTCAAGTAATGTCCAATTAGTCAACATACACAAGTAAGACGGGGTGGCTTTGATTAGTATGGTAACCATCATAGAGAAACATATACCGGTACACACTTTAAATCCTCACCCCAAAGAGTTAtgattaatattaatatattgtaGAAATTGACTTGACAATAAATACTTATTACCGGATTGTGCTGTACAAATACTCCAGATACAAATATGTTCACTCTTTTAACTTACACGCTTTATTTACACTGACTTGTTTCACAGGTTTACGTTTCTGTGTCTTTACCCCAAATCCTGGTTATCAATTAGTCCTCAGATACAGCAAATGTATTCCCTGACTCTAATAGCATTCACCACAATACTAATTAATTACACTACAACTCGTATTACATTTGAGGGATTTGACTTGGTGAGGTTTGGCACTAAAACTTGCTTAACAGGAAAAGCTCAGTTTTAGAGTCACTCCAGCTCCTGAACAGGGCGTTAAAGGAATTGTATACATTGTCTTAGATGGTGGTTTATCAACTCCTTCTTTTGATTTCCTTCACATTTCATTCTAAATAAATTCAGTGTATACCTATACTTGGTGACAATGTGCATGCAGTGAGACAGAACATTGCAATATATAAAGACATATTATTAGgattaaataacaacaaatgtaaaAGGAAGCTTTTCAATGGTTGTCTCTTGTCTCTGGCATTTAGTTAAATTGTGTCATGAGAATGTGCTTAAATCTTATATGGGAATAAAACTGAAAGCAGACAGCAGAAAATatgctgcagacacacatgaCTGTCAGCAGCCTCTGCATATCATAAAGAAAAGCCTTTAGTCAGAGCAATCATGTGACCTGTTCCCAAGGGCGAAACCATGTAGGTGATATTGGGGGGGTCCAAATGAGCATTGGGAAAAGCCTTCCTGCGGGGGGTCTGTGGGTCCTCCCCCAGAAgatttttgatttcttagatGCCATTTCCTGCATTATAGTGCATTTTAGGGTGACCTGTAAGACAAATCCTAACCCCATGAAATAGATATAGAACAGTAGATTTCAGCCCTTGGTCCAAATGTGAGCCcttcccaaaatatttaaagtgaattttgtACAATTTTCATATAGGTCTATTGATAAAGATGTGCTTGTATAGAACATAGTTTTAAGAAATGCAGTATAATGACCAATTAACAAGTTACaattcaaagcttgttttttattgtaggctGTCAagtagcaaaacacaaatacaaaatgtgcaattgttaACTTATTGGCTTCTTAAACAAAGATAAGTGATATTCTGATAATTAGGTCAAAAAGAGCATagaaatatatctaaataagacttaaataaatgccCCAAAAGTACGGAGGCGTTCCCCATTCATTTCCACAAATCTTTGACAGATCTGTCTCCTGTCCAATGCATCCAATTTGTCTTGATGGACATGGCAAACGGCAAGATTGTTTAGCCGGGTTTGCGTCATTGATGTTCTCAGCCATGTCTTCAGGCGTCTAAGGGCACTAAAACTTCGCTCAGCCTCTGCTGAGGAGGCAGGAACAACCATGACAAGTCGCAAGAGGGCCTCCACTTCCCTAAAAAGATGTCGTACCTCTGGCGTCATACCCTTCAAAATCTCTGCTACCTCTGAGAGACTTGTACTGGGGTAGTTGGCCTTGAACATTTTCAACTGTATGTCCAAAGACATGGCATCCAACTCTGGGTATTCATTGATGAGTGTATCCATCTTCCCAGTGATGACAATGTTTTCTAACTTCTGTAGCCTCTGAAGCCCCTCTTGGCTAAAACGCTCTGAGCACTGTGTAACGACAGTGTCTAAAGTGCCAAAGTACTGCACTCTGTAGTAGTCTTGAGCCGTatgatgctgatgctgcatGGCTGGACCAGTGAAGCGTTTTGGGGGCATTCTCACGTGAGGCATTTTGATGGGCTGCAGGCTTACAGATGTTACAACCTGAGATGCTCTCATGTACAGCTGGCCAAAATGCCCTTCTGATCTTTTCTCCTGGATCCCTCTCTTCACATGCTCCACGGTAGCCAGCATCCCTGATGTcgtctgtcttctctgctgcagagaaatgttcagcTCCTCCAACATCGACATCACATCTTCTGCAAGAAGAAGGCCAAGAAGTGTATTGCCCCTCAAAAACTTCTCATGAAGGCCACTTGCTTTTGCAGCCACATCCATCATGGAAGACTGAGCCATTTCCTCTGTTGCAGCAAGCACGGAGTGGTACTGATTGAGAACAGAGCGAATGGCTGGCGTTCGCACCGTCCACCTGGTGGGGCAAAGAGGCTTCAGCGATGTGTAAGGAGCTGTATGATCCGACTTCGCTATAGTTGCAAAGATGGCCCTGAACTTCATAGACTGGTGGAACAACACGCCCAATTCATGCACCAAATGAATAGCATCTCTTATGATAGTGGAGGATGCACAGGCAGCTTGGGTAATAAGATTGATACAATGTGGCCCACAGTGAACATAAACAGCCAGAGGTTGCTCCTTCTTCAGATGTGCTTGCACACCCTGCATTCGTCCCGACATATTGGCCGCCCCATCGTATGCTTGACCTCGTAGCTGGGAAAGAGGTAGATTCAGGCGAAGCAGGACATCTTTGGCTGCACTTGCGATGTTCTCTCCAGTAGTGGATGTAACCTGGTAGAGACCGATAAATTCCTCTCTGGGTTGCAAGTTTTTGTCAATGAAGCGCAGACAGAACGACTCTTGCTCGACTCCAGCTGCATCCTGTGTCCCATCAATGATGAGAGAGTACTGGATTAGGGGCAATGACAGGATCTCCTTAACGATGTCATATACTATTTTGTTGCcgattatttttatgatttcatttagaATTTTTGGGCTGGTGAAGTTATTGCCTCTCTGGAGCCAGCTGTTGAATTCGGCGTCATCCTCtgctttataaatcatcagTTGGTGCAAGTTTCCCTCTTTGCTGTCATGCCCCCTGAAAgcattgccttgccttgccaGATACATAATCCCACCCACAATCTTCAAGAGGCTGTTCCTAGcctcatgctgctgtttctgtaatTGCGTTGAGAGTTGTGTAGTGATTGGCTGTTTGCTGTGCAGATAAGTGGTCATCGCTGCTGCATGACAGTCGCTGTTTTCATGCTGATGGAACTTCTCAAGTGCTTTTTTCCAGTTACTGAAACCTGTTGTTATGAATGCCCCATCAGCCTTACTGGCTGAAGACGATTTCTGAATTGCAAAATATTtggcacaataaaaacacaacaccccCTTCAATGCCTTGCTGTAATGAAGCCACGTGTGCTTCCTAAACCAGCTGTCCTGAaattttagtgtctttttggTCAAGGActgagtttgaataaaacaagagtttGGCTGATGTGGGCAGCTACCAAGCTCCTCTGCATGCTGATCACTTCTCTCCCTGCCTGGGTCTGTCTctcctgaaaaatatataatatgaaatgttgacttataCTGCTAAACTAAGCTTATTGGGTGCTTAcccttagtatttatttatgtgttctaCAAAATTGTTGTTCTTATTCCAATATCTTACGTGTATCTTCTGAGCAGGtgcctgtctgtcctctccctgcaggtgccTGTGAATTtccagcctctgtctctgcttgtcttcctccacctcctcctctatctCCAACTGTGGGTTCTCCTCCACTAccacctccatcctctccctcagcctctgctcctctatctcttcctgcctcttttcctctacctcctctgtcctcgcctccatctcctccagcctctctgctgtctgtcaccttacaaaaatatgttgatgcatGGCATACGAACAGATTAGGGATAGTATGACTGTAGAATTGCATGGTAAGTTAAGTTGTAGCAAAAAGGGCTtgccaaaaaggacaaaattatTACATCAACAtaatttattcaacacaaaaacatggttgCACAATATCACATGCTCTTCCAGGATCTGACGATACACCACACAATTCccaatttgtgttttaagcaGTAGCCTACTGTCTCTTCCacagaaatacatgtaaataagttgttgttatttgtagtactactactactactagtagtagtagtagtagtagcagtagtagtattttaattcattatctgttttgtttggtccTCAAAATTCACTGAATTTAAacttatgaataaagaaatatacttcttcttcttcttcttcttcttctccttcttcttcttcttcttcttcttcttcttcttcttcttcttcttcgtagtagtagtagtagtagtagtagtagtagtagtagtagtagtagtagtagtagtagtagtagtagtagtagtagtagtagtagcagcagcagtagcagtagtatttaattaatatcCTAGTAGTTGTACGGGTAGTAGAAAGAGGTCTCTGTAAAACtccatacaagtttgaggagagtATTTATTATAGTGTGCAACACATTGCTATTGCGATATCTTAAGTATTGAGCATAATGGTACTGACTTATAAGTTAATGGTGCAGTACTTAGTTATGTTGtttgtccactagagggcgctcTGAGACCTGCATAGTGGGCATGTCGAGGTTAAGCTACAATTGAGGTAGACCCAGCTAGGTAGCAGGAGATCGGGAACTGTTCCAGTCGGTGTtgtaatgtaaagtgtgtgcTGATAATTCTGACAAGTAAATAAGTTATCAAACGGATACTTATGgagtgaagatgttttattggatGAAGATTCAACAGCTATATTTctaatttgcatttagtttGGTGGTGTAGatgtatcaaatcaaatcaaatcaatcaataacGTCCTGGGCTACTTGATGTTTTCGGGTTGCTATCGTGTTGTGGATTACTAGCTAGCTGTATTAATGTGAACCATGGCAAGATCCTGGAAGGTAGGCTAATCaaccagtgt
The window above is part of the Eleginops maclovinus isolate JMC-PN-2008 ecotype Puerto Natales chromosome 16, JC_Emac_rtc_rv5, whole genome shotgun sequence genome. Proteins encoded here:
- the LOC134877919 gene encoding zinc finger MYM-type protein 1-like, producing MTTYLHSKQPITTQLSTQLQKQQHEARNSLLKIVGGIMYLARQGNAFRGHDSKEGNLHQLMIYKAEDDAEFNSWLQRGNNFTSPKILNEIIKIIGNKIVYDIVKEILSLPLIQYSLIIDGTQDAAGVEQESFCLRFIDKNLQPREEFIGLYQVTSTTGENIASAAKDVLLRLNLPLSQLRGQAYDGAANMSGRMQGVQAHLKKEQPLAVYVHCGPHCINLITQAACASSTIIRDAIHLVHELGVLFHQSMKFRAIFATIAKSDHTAPYTSLKPLCPTRWTVRTPAIRSVLNQYHSVLAATEEMAQSSMMDVAAKASGLHEKFLRGNTLLGLLLAEDVMSMLEELNISLQQRRQTTSGMLATVEHVKRGIQEKRSEGHFGQLYMRASQVVTSVSLQPIKMPHVRMPPKRFTGPAMQHQHHTAQDYYRVQYFGTLDTVVTQCSERFSQEGLQRLQKLENIVITGKMDTLINEYPELDAMSLDIQLKMFKANYPSTSLSEVAEILKGMTPEVRHLFREVEALLRLVMVVPASSAEAERSFSALRRLKTWLRTSMTQTRLNNLAVCHVHQDKLDALDRRQICQRFVEMNGERLRTFGAFI